DNA from Drosophila busckii strain San Diego stock center, stock number 13000-0081.31 chromosome 2R, ASM1175060v1, whole genome shotgun sequence:
aagcttttgttttcgtATAATAATGTAGTAAGCAAGAAggataaatttgttattgttattgttattgagcTATCAAAGTTGGCCACTTGCAAAATGTATAGAATTTTATTGAATGGCATATTAAAATTGGCTCACGGTTTAAAgaactaattttaaaaaatacattgaaaatttgtataatgtGAGAAGAACACATGCGCCAAACTATGTTGTTATCATTTAAACGaaaaattgacaaataattttaatgaatagaCTAATTTGCACTTATGAATTTGCTTGTCCATAGCTATAGGCTTAGGTTGTTGCCAAGATTAAAACATGTTTCGTCATACGATTTTTTTCACGTTGATCGCGTTTGCTGAGAAATAAACACGTGTGATATTAACTAAATTCCCATATcttcacaaatatttaatctCATTGTCAGCGCATAGAAATGTTTCTCCAAATGCCTATGCAGATGACGcttagttataaaatatagacTATAGAGGAATATTaggaatattttttaagcaatattatttaaatgtttatttttcaaacaaatttattgtatgAATGACTTTGGCCATATAGAATGTAAATTGATAGAGCAGATGGTAGAGTGCTGATAAATTATTAACTTGGCGGACTTCCAACTATCTCCCATATTGTCTAGTGGTTAGGATATCCGGCTCTCACCCGGAAGGCCCGGGTTCAATTCCCGGTATGGGAAGGCAATGATGAAAtgtcaaatttttttatttattaatttaaactatttttgctTGTCAATATTTACGtacaagtatttatttatatattattcttcaatgaaatttatgtatgtacacactttttgtttttgggatttttgtatatttttttgtattttgtacgTCTGTtacaaaaaatagtttgcattttgtttgatttataattaaaactatggttttgtatgtttataaatttaaaaagaaacttaATACAATACGACTGCATTAATAGaagtattatatatatctatatagctTATAACCTAACCACAATTGCGAGTCAACAATTCAGTGCTCATTGCTTTGGCGGAGGACGATAGACACCCACGACGACAGCGTGGTCACGCTCGTATGGCTCCAGCGTCAGCTGTTCCTGTGGTTTCAGTTTATCAGCCTGCATCTTTTTAACTTCAGCAGCGAATACAGCTTCAGGTTGGGCAGTAGAATCAATGCAGGAGGCCTTAATGGAGATGACAAAGTGTCCGCCATTCTTAAGGAAATGTTGCGCATTCAATGCGACAATACGGCCTTGATCGGGTTGTGCAACATCAGCGAAAATCGTATCCACCATGCCGACCAGCATGCGATACTTGTGTGGATGGCGAGCGTCCTCAATAATAGGTATAATGTTGGTACGTTTTTTGGCCACATTGATCAGATCACGGCCCGAACGATGTGAGAACTCAACAGCGTAAACCAGACCCTCTGGACCAACAACGTCTGAAACATGGGAGACAGTTGTGCCGGACGCACCGCCTAAGTACAGCACCTTGGAGCCAGGTGGCATGTGTATTTTCTCAACGCCACCAAGTATAGCAGCGGCAAGCTTGGAGCGGAAAGGATTCCACACACGGTACTCAATCTTCTCGCCACCAGTCTGCAAAAGGAATAgagttttgtttactttttacaaagcacatttcaaaaattcaaagtaAAGTGTAGCTGCCTCAGTTGTGCATAGTTCTAAGCGCAGCGTGCCACCAACCACACTGCTTAATGTGCACCTGAAGTGCACACAGCTGGTCAGCCAGCACGCTTGCTCTTGGCCACATTTTGCCAGGTTCTGTACCCCTGCACAACCTCATCATAGGCAATTAAACTTtgagcaattattttttttttttctaatacaCACCTCAACAGAAATGCGCTTCTCGCCGTAGACCTCAGAGCCGGGCACGAAGTTGCGAGTGACTAGCGCGTCCTCCTTGCCGCGTGCAATGAATACACCTTCATGACGATGTGGCTCAATGGTGACTGTTTTGCCGCCTTTGAAACCGCCAGCACCACCGCCACGGCCGCCTCCACCACGTCCGCCACCGCGACCTCCGAAACCTCCACGGCCACCTCCACGATCTCCGCCTCCACGACCGCGTCCACCGAAGCCTCCACGGCCACCACCGCGACTCTCCGCCGCCACGACCGCGACCACCGAATCCTCCACGGCCTCCGCCACCACCGAATCCACCGCCTCCACGAtctccgccgccgccgcgtcCACGGAAtccaccaccgccaccacGATCTCCACCTCTACCGCCGCCACCACGTGGACTGAAgcctataaaatttaaatattttaagttttttcaCACAGCCTCATTGATTTCATAGGTTAAAACAGCATTACTttgttaaattgcattttttaataaagactcatttgtttattaatttgtttgtatacaACATACCTGGTTTGcccattttaattaattttttttttgtttttaatagaTATTTTCAGCAGAGTCTTCAATCGACGCACGAGGCTATGAAAACACGCTCAAAAAGAAAccacgtgtgtgtgcgcccaCTCGATATACCGTAAAAATGCTCGATTAGCGGATAGCAACTCTGCTTATACGGTCACACTGCCGTGAAAGAGTggtgctaaatattttttgaaaaaaagtcagcaacaagttaaaaaaaaaaaaagagaaaaggtgcacaacaatttgtttgtttattattatatttttaataccgACATCTTCGACTTTTACATGGGCCTCTTTTCTCTTTTCGTAAGTCACCATAGCGACTATTTGCTTTCAACGTTTGTTAggaaatttatatgaattgtAAAATGATTTGACACAATATGAATcttcaaaagaaaatattttcatacattATCATATACAtagttgaaataatttaagttcGCTGACATTTTATTCGACTGAAGCAGCTAGAAATGGCCAATCTATTCAGAAAAATGCCGAACTTGGCAGCACTATCTTACAATCGAGCAACAGTAATCGACAAGTCATCGAGCAAATTTTATCAGCACAATATGGCCGCCGTATGAAAATTGTGAAAGAAGAAAATTTAACGCCgtgtttgcaaattaaaaaggcaacaaaaactataaagcGTGCACGCAAAAAcgtaaaaatgtaagcaaaaattagtttagtgCCTGTTGATAACGTTTTGATTAGCTTAACACACATCTTTTGCCTGTTGTCGTCGTTTTCGTTGTCGGTTCGGTTACGGGTCTCAATTTTGCTTTGCCTGCtgacaaagcaaaaacagaattgaagaaaaaaaagtgcacccatacatacatacatatgatatgtatatatgtgtgcgtgcgtgtgttagTTTGGAAAATGTTGCCggcgtgcgtgcgtgcgtgttgtaatacaaagaaaataaaaatgcatttgattgaCGAGTCTTATGCTATGCAATTTATTGGCCAAACGCGTCGCGGAATGGgatgaaaacaaaagaaaacaagtaACAAGGCCGAGACAATACACAGACATGTTACGTTTTGGACGGCAGtcgcgacgcgacgcgacgcgtgCGCATGAAACGCTTCAACGTGAGAGTGTGGGGGTGAACAGCGTAATGTAACGTAGCGCTTAACGTAAATAAATGCTGccgagcgagcgcgcgcgcgttATCTAATTCTTTgaaactgtttttatttatatacatataatagcTCATTGCTCCACATTGATGCTAGCACTGTTGTTAATTGatgttgtttaataatattgtacGCCATATATCTAATGCCTCTCTTTCTCATGtttttttataatcaattgtaatatatttgcagctttttgtgtgtgtgtgtttgtgagtgtgtatacaaaaataatattaaagtttaacATAAGCTAAAGTGTTTTGCACGCGCGAGTAAATAACGTTTTAGCACAAAAGATACGCGTGCGCGTAGTTGCGCGCTTACGTGGCGTAGAACGCGGTATGGCATCGCGCAGACGGCCAGACTTAAATCCGAAACTGCACATGGATAGACAGCCGACAGCTGCACGCATAACAGGTACCTAATTGGtataaacaaacagaaatCTATCAACAAAGAGGACAGATCAAACACTAGCGCCAACATACCATAACTCCTaagaaattttgtattaaatgcacatagtatatgttttatttgttataaaccTTGCAGATCCGTCGTTACCAGCTGGCAAGCGTCGCGAAATCGACAACGTTATGAAAAAGGCACGGGCCAATACCACCAACGATTACTGGGATAAGAAACTCATTGAGGCGGAGGAGAAGGATCCGAATCGTTGGCGTCACACtggctacaaaaaaatgtacatacaAGGCGAAAGCAGCTCTGGCGACAGCGACCGCGAGCCAAACTATTCACGTTACCCAGCCGGCGGTGGGTCCAACAACAATAGCTCTGCCCCACTACCACCGCCTCCAGCATCCTCGTCGCGTTACGGCCGCTCTCGTTCGCCACACTCGCGTAGTCGTTCGCGCTTGCGCAAGTCTCCGCCGCTGTCGCCGCCAGCGCATCCACATTCACGTCGGCCAGCTATGTTGCCGCCCTCGCCCCATCATGCTGGACCACCATCGTCAATGCGTGGCCGGCCACGTTCTCCGCCAATGCCATCGCGTGGCATGCCGCGTTCCCCAAACAGTCACAGCGATATGATGCGTCGTCATGGCAATGGTCATGGACGCCCGCGTTCGCCACCCGAGCCAGCTGCCGGCTCATCTTCATCGCAACAGCTGGGCCGCAAGCCGTCCTCCAGCATGGACAAACGTGGTATGGGACCATCGCATATACTACCGCGTTCCAAGCGTCCACCCTCGCCGCCGCCAAGAGTAAGTGAATCAACCAACTCCTTAAGACaactattatatttttttttcaacatatTAACACAATATAATTTAGACGATTCGGATATCAATCTGGTTTTGAAACCCTTTGTTTGCAACACCTTtcgtttaattgttttattttgcaagaatattttgttaataactttAGAGAAAGATGGatgaatattaatattgtaataGGAATTGGTATATAGGAATTTACTAGTATTAgaacaaaatgtattaaatttcttgCAGAAAGAAAGAAACTTTGTGGGTTGTATTCAGATTGACGAAATACTAACATATAGATAAGCTTATGAATAGGCTGCAAAACAATATTTCAGCAAAATCAAAGTTTATTgcgaattaaataatatttgtacatatttttcCATTAGCACTCGGTACGTTCGCGTTCCAATAGCTctatgagcagcagcactgaTGATTCCTGCTCTCTTTGCTCGCCCAGCCATCGCCATCATAGATCTCGGTAAGTTAAGAGCATTTAATAGCTATGcggcttaaattaattattttgtctCTTCTCAAAGTAACTCTCGTGGTCCGCGTTCGCCGCCACCAAAACCGCGTGGGCATTATCGAGGCCCCGGTGCACCACAACCACCGCCAGATTCTCATGGTCGCATGCATGGTCGTCCAACgacaccgccgccgccggttCGTGGCGGTGGTGGCAGTGGTGCTGCTGTCGATAAATATCGCGAAGGTAAAATGCGTCACATAAGTCACGAGACGGATGCGCATATGAAAGCCGGTCGCGCGCCGCGTCATTCGCCTCCACCAGAGGATCCGCGTCTCAAGCATCGTCCACCAGAGCCACCAGAGCCAGCCGCAGCGGCACCAGCAGCCGCACCGCAGCCcaagaagaaaaagaaggaGAAAGAGGTAAGATAGTTAACCATCGGATTAGCGGTAACTTATTAAGGCTTACTTTAGCGGTAAGGTAAAGGGCTACAAATTCTAAACCGACATAATGATTTTCCTAAACTTAGTCTTACAATTAGAAAAACGCACAAGACTTTAGGAATAATTCAGGAATAACAGTATAGCGAGGATAGAAAGTTGTAGAAAGAAGAGAAGCCATAGTTTTTTCTTTGGTTATACAGTTTAAAAAGACTTATCAGTTTTAATAttgagtttttagttttgtttctcaaatattatttaaaattgatgtaatatttaattttacaatacaATTTTTCAGCTGCGAGCGCGTGTTAAAATTGAAGGTGAGAAGCGCAAGAAGAGTGCAACGGCGACAACAAGTGGCAGTGGGAATAACGGCAATTCATCATCGGACTCTGATGATTCGGATGATAGCGATGATTCGCCACCAACAATACTGCCATCATTTTCGGCATCTACGCGTTTAACGCTATCGGAGCGTTTCGGCAAAATGGCGCAATGGAGCATCGATCGTAGCAATATGGAGAATATGCGCATCACAAAAGATTCGGCGGGCGGTGCACTGAAAGTGATGATTGAGGAGGGTATGGAGTCGCCTCCGCGTCGTTATTCGTATTCACCGGCACCGGCTGGTCATTTTCCGGAAGAGTTGGCAACCACAGCACCGTCGGGTATGCTGTCGTGGGACGATGTGCGCGTACGTTACGAATACTACAAGAGTCGCGGCTACTTGAGAGATTTGGATCTCAAGGTAATTAACACAAGGGATTACATTTGATCAATAAGTTAATAGTTTCTTCTTCTCGCCAGGACTACATAAAATGGGAGGAATGGTGGTATAAATATCAGGAGTGGTTAAAACAGGAACGCTATTACGAGTACTGGGATCGCAGTCAGCAGATGCGACGACGCCGTAAGAAGCTGCCAGTTACTCAGCGATTAAACTGATACTGTCCCTCCCCACCCTCCACCACACCACCCATAACGTAAATTCATTAACTcatttggttttcttttctcTCTAACCTACTTATTCTTCTTCTCTCATTCATTTTGTACGTTTCACCCCTCGTGTTTTTAACTCTTAATCATCTCACAATATCCATCTCTCAGACTTGCATAACTATTATCATTTCGATTTTATACATTTAGAATGTATGAAAAGGCATTTTGCCCACAACTTTTGTATTGAATTactaatttacatatatttatgtatgtgtatgtaataAGCGCAATCATTTCACGTCGCCCACTGTGACGTCTAATGAAAGATGCGCCAgtatgatatatatttatctaaaATAATGGTTAATATCAAAGTTTTATCCAACTGACACATTTGTCAGTTatgttgtatatgtatgtgcgtgttACTTTTTTTCAGGCAACCCACAGACATTTGTAAACAcactaaataatatacatatagctacagaaatcaaataaaatgatttataagaaaaacaaacaaaaatgaattgaGTTTTTAATGAGCATGGCCAACAACCAACAGCATTTGTATGTATGGTAAGCGGGTGTGTGTCTAgactaaattatttgtttgaacGTTGTAAGTATGAGCGCTAGGTGGCGCTGTGAGTTTATGGGCACACTTGGCAAATTCATACTCgaattcagttttattttagctatgctatcatatttttaaataaaaaaaaatcaaatatattattaatgctgTAACTTTTACGCAAATTTGAACTTAAACATGCCATAGCACTGTTAATCTTAACAGTTGACACACAGCAAGGTCaccatttacataaatttacatGTGTAAGTAAATGCTTTTGGATGTGGTTTCAATGCTTTATGGCGAATCTGTCGGGATTGTCAATGTCGTCTCGGTGCAACGTTTTGACggcatataaattgaaaaattcacATATTAAGAAGATGTaattatataacatatattCAGTTTGCACAAACCAAAGAAGCTGTAACCCCAACTGACTTTGGTGCGTAGCCGACAAGCGGAAGACTGAAGGTGACACCTATCCGATGGGTGGGTGGGTTTGTTGGTTGGGTGTCATGATTTCCGTTGCACAAATTAACACTGTTGGACTGGCAACTAATAATCTGATTAAAGCGCTGGCTTGGCATATCACTTAATGTATATTATGTAGCAgatatgtttgcatttaaatttattacactttAAACGTAATAGAGCGCATTGGCGTTTTATTTAACACTTGTGGCACTTTCCTTTCAAGTACTGTTATATTTAACACTTATGCACTCTAATTGCCTTTGGCACTTGGTGTCTAACCTCAATCTGAAGCGCTTGCCATCATCAACAGCCCTCCTCCTGTAGGGCGTGACTATGtctaagcaacagcagcaaagaacGGTTAACGGTGTTAAGCAGCAGGCTTAAAGCCACATTATCAAGCCAACTGTTTTGCCCCACAGcgcagtgccacgcccacacaaagGGAGCACGAAGAACTTGAGTAAAAGTCACGTCTaattactcacacacacacacgtacattgAAGGAGCGTTTTGACCTGGTTGCCCTCAGCTTCGCCTTGGAACTGCATTGGGTCGCttatattttgctaaattggttttaaaagctaaagtgactggctggttggctggctggctggcgggTGTGAGGGGAAGCACGTGAGCAATTATTACGGTTAGGTAGCAGAATAAGTGTGAGCATTATACGAAGTACAGACAAATATATGACAAATTGTCAGCACAACAAACGCAACGCCCTCTGGCGTTTACAAGCAAACAATAGATACACTGCctcatgtatgtgtgcgtatgtgcaaaaaaaattaaaaacaattaaac
Protein-coding regions in this window:
- the LOC108597625 gene encoding serine/arginine repetitive matrix protein 1 isoform X1; the encoded protein is MASRRRPDLNPKLHMDRQPTAARITDPSLPAGKRREIDNVMKKARANTTNDYWDKKLIEAEEKDPNRWRHTGYKKMYIQGESSSGDSDREPNYSRYPAGGGSNNNSSAPLPPPPASSSRYGRSRSPHSRSRSRLRKSPPLSPPAHPHSRRPAMLPPSPHHAGPPSSMRGRPRSPPMPSRGMPRSPNSHSDMMRRHGNGHGRPRSPPEPAAGSSSSQQLGRKPSSSMDKRGMGPSHILPRSKRPPSPPPRHSVRSRSNSSMSSSTDDSCSLCSPSHRHHRSRNSRGPRSPPPKPRGHYRGPGAPQPPPDSHGRMHGRPTTPPPPVRGGGGSGAAVDKYREGKMRHISHETDAHMKAGRAPRHSPPPEDPRLKHRPPEPPEPAAAAPAAAPQPKKKKKEKELRARVKIEGEKRKKSATATTSGSGNNGNSSSDSDDSDDSDDSPPTILPSFSASTRLTLSERFGKMAQWSIDRSNMENMRITKDSAGGALKVMIEEGMESPPRRYSYSPAPAGHFPEELATTAPSGMLSWDDVRVRYEYYKSRGYLRDLDLKDYIKWEEWWYKYQEWLKQERYYEYWDRSQQMRRRRKKLPVTQRLN
- the LOC108597625 gene encoding serine/arginine repetitive matrix protein 1 isoform X2, whose protein sequence is MKKARANTTNDYWDKKLIEAEEKDPNRWRHTGYKKMYIQGESSSGDSDREPNYSRYPAGGGSNNNSSAPLPPPPASSSRYGRSRSPHSRSRSRLRKSPPLSPPAHPHSRRPAMLPPSPHHAGPPSSMRGRPRSPPMPSRGMPRSPNSHSDMMRRHGNGHGRPRSPPEPAAGSSSSQQLGRKPSSSMDKRGMGPSHILPRSKRPPSPPPRHSVRSRSNSSMSSSTDDSCSLCSPSHRHHRSRNSRGPRSPPPKPRGHYRGPGAPQPPPDSHGRMHGRPTTPPPPVRGGGGSGAAVDKYREGKMRHISHETDAHMKAGRAPRHSPPPEDPRLKHRPPEPPEPAAAAPAAAPQPKKKKKEKELRARVKIEGEKRKKSATATTSGSGNNGNSSSDSDDSDDSDDSPPTILPSFSASTRLTLSERFGKMAQWSIDRSNMENMRITKDSAGGALKVMIEEGMESPPRRYSYSPAPAGHFPEELATTAPSGMLSWDDVRVRYEYYKSRGYLRDLDLKDYIKWEEWWYKYQEWLKQERYYEYWDRSQQMRRRRKKLPVTQRLN
- the LOC108595485 gene encoding LOW QUALITY PROTEIN: rRNA 2'-O-methyltransferase fibrillarin (The sequence of the model RefSeq protein was modified relative to this genomic sequence to represent the inferred CDS: inserted 2 bases in 1 codon), with protein sequence MGKPGFSPRGGGGRGGDRGGGGGFRGRGGGGDRGGGGFGGGGGRGGFGGRGRGGGXSRGGGRGGFGGRGRGGGDRGGGRGGFGGRGGGRGGGGRGGGAGGFKGGKTVTIEPHRHEGVFIARGKEDALVTRNFVPGSEVYGEKRISVETGGEKIEYRVWNPFRSKLAAAILGGVEKIHMPPGSKVLYLGGASGTTVSHVSDVVGPEGLVYAVEFSHRSGRDLINVAKKRTNIIPIIEDARHPHKYRMLVGMVDTIFADVAQPDQGRIVALNAQHFLKNGGHFVISIKASCIDSTAQPEAVFAAEVKKMQADKLKPQEQLTLEPYERDHAVVVGVYRPPPKQ